One Salmo salar chromosome ssa01, Ssal_v3.1, whole genome shotgun sequence DNA window includes the following coding sequences:
- the LOC106565424 gene encoding caspase recruitment domain-containing protein 8 has protein sequence MASGLESGSSSGQPFTISANNGSSVNAPIVTGNTIGAIHLHRVPSSAAPQHTSPSGPRMSSVHDFLKTYKKDLETRMGNLRPILSDLSHVGVLSEEEREDIDFKTTSTKKNEALLIMVIKKGKTAQEQFYQALKKADPYLVEDLEGSTTS, from the exons ATGGCATCTGGCCTGGAATCTGGATCTTCTTCTGGGCAACCCTTCACCATCTCAGCCAATAATGGGTCCAGTGTCAATGCTCCCATAGTGACTGGTAACACCATTGGAGCAATCCATTTACATAGAG TCCCTTCGTCTGCAGCACCACAGCACACCAGCCCCTCCGGCCCCCGGATGTCATCAGTTCATGATTTCCTGAAAACGTACAAGAAGGATCTGGAGACCAGGATGGGCAACCTTCGTCCCATCCTCAGCGATCTCAGTCACGTTGGGGTtctgagtgaggaggagagagaggacatagactTCAAAACCACATCGACCAAGAAAAATGAAGCTCTACTGATCATGGTTATTAAGAAGGGGAAAACTGCACAGGAACAGTTTTACCAGGCCCTGAAAAAAGCAGACCCTTACTTGGTGGAAGACCTAGAGGGATCAACTACCTCCTAA